Genomic DNA from Triticum dicoccoides isolate Atlit2015 ecotype Zavitan chromosome 4B, WEW_v2.0, whole genome shotgun sequence:
TTATTTGCACGTGCATATGCATGTATCATTTTGTGAAGGAGAAAGTGCATATATCCCTATGGTTTCAGCGTGAGCCCTGGGCACAAGGGACTCTTTCATTTAAAACATTTtcataggatttttggaggataaGAATAATTAGGAATTTTTCTACACTGCTCGCTTGATTCGTAGGATTGGATCCTATATGAACTTTTCCTATATATGCATTGTTTTGTCTTACGTTCTATAGAAcattctagcatccactccaacattTTGAAAATAAATTCTTTGTTTTCCCTTTGATACAATCAAACAGACTCATATTCTATAGGATCCGAGTGGATATCCCATTTCAATCCCGTGTTTTTTCGTTCCTTCATTTTTACAATCCCATGAACTAAAAACCAGTTACTTAATCCCCTGAAGTTGCAAAAACCGAATAAGTAACCCCCAAGTGACCATCAAGTGATTTTGAGAACGGTTTCACAAATATAAAACACCAGTTTGCCGCCACTAATCATGAGCTACAAAGAGGGTGCAGTTTTTTGAAACCGTTGGACTGCACAGTTAATTCCAAGGCTTGCCCATCGATTACACAGTAAAATGTTCAAATCTGTAGACTTACACTAAAAGAAAAGGCAAGACTATTCATGTCAAGAATATACTGCGATGATCTTTCTTTTATTCTAACTAAACTTGCATCGTGAATTCTAAACCCAGAAATGATTTTTCCAAGGCTTGCGGAACAGATTAACTCTACTGCCCACAGTTTTCCCAAAACGGCACTGAGCATGCTGCAGCAGCTTTTAATCGTGCACTGTTCCATATTCACATAAAAAAAAAGAATCTGATGGTCACGAATAGAGGGCAATGTGGTAGCAGCAGCGACATCAGACCAATGTGGTACGAGACATTAGTTCATCCTCTATTAAATGAACTGGCAGAACTTGTcgaaaatttctgttttttttctttggaCCGGGCTACGTAAAAAAATTCGGATCGTTGCTTGCACCAGCGTTACGAATCTTTACCATACTCCTGCagtttttatttacttcgcatattagttTTGATCTAAATTAAAATTTATAATGTTTGAAAAGTTTATAAAAAATAATCTAATCTTTCaccataaatatatatatatatatatatatatatattatgaaaataTATATTGAATGATGATTCTTTTTTTGTGGGAATATTGAATGATGATTCTAATTAATGGCATTAATTTGGTTAATATTTTTATATAAATTTAGTCAATGTTTAGAAAGTTTGACTCGAGAGAAAAATAATATGCGAATTAAATAAAAATGGATTTTttcttagaaaaggaggatgatccccggcctctgcatctgggagatgcatacggccactttattgattattctcgaggaccttacaaagtattacaacaatgtgcctgaatccaccatcttggcaacatatgacgctactcctatccaaaatgatgaaggggtgctagctgggccactacccaaaccactcacctaagcctaacatcaaaagccggaagccgaaactcattcggaagccccagccgagccacataccgggtctggggcacaatccggtcagacgcactcgtgtgtcgtcgccgccatcttccacaggtcttcagatcatattgaggcttctaccttgtctggccactctgccatcgacgtcaccatgacgccagacagcaacctcctcctgcgcgagcccatctccgcgcatcggacgccgagtctccacagcgccatgccatcgatctccggcgccatcaatgtgtgagatgaaacaccgctccaccatCCCTCCAGCCAGCACTTGCTCCAAGACGATGCCCCCAGAAGGGAAAGCGATAGAACGCCATCATCATCCGACCCGGAAGACCCAGATCTGGGGTTTCCCCCTGAGCATCCTGAACCTGATGGCGCAGACTGCCGACGATGCCACGACCATCGGCAGTAGCTCCACCAGACGAGCGTCGCCTACGTCGCCGCAGCCTCCAAGATGAAGCTGACCAGAATGCATATGTCGACACCGAACCGCCACCACTTCCACCGCCGCTTGATCAGCCCCcgagcaacgccttcaggaaggagcACGCCACCGTGGTGTCGTCGTCGCTTGGAACAGGGGGGGTCTGAGGTTTTCACCTGAGCTCCTGGGAGGGGTGGAAGGAAGGAGGTCCTCTCCgaagcctccaacgagggaagcaaCACCCAAAGGCACTGCCATCGGAGTGGCCGCCACGCCGGTCAAGAGAttcccccggaacccttccagccACCGGATCTGCAAGGCCAGCACCCAAGAACGGTGACCGAAGCCACCAAGGGCCAGATCCGTTGCAGATCGGAGTAGATCGGGGTCGAGGACGAACATCACCATGGCCACAACATCCAGCGAGGAACCGCTGCCGCAGCCGAAGCCCACCACCTCCCCGCCATCCACATGGCCAGGGAAGTGGCCCACATGTCCACGCCGGTGCCGCCCGCCGCCAAGCTGCGCCGCgtgccaccatggccgccgccatGGATCCGAGCCGCAGGCGGGCCGCCAGCCGCGGGGCCCCGCGGGAGAGGAGAGCCGCGCCACGGGGgaaaggccccgccgccgccgccgccacgacgcGGGCTTTGCCCGGTGGTGGCCTCCGGTGGCGGCGAGGGGATTAGCTGGAGAAGGGGGGCCCGGCGGCGGCGCGGTTGGGGGCTGCCGCCCGTGTCGCCTACCCTGATACAAAATCTGTATGAATATGGATGAAGTaccatgcaaataattatgcatattGTGATCCTTTTGGCACACAAATCTTGACAAGTGTACTTTCAGCCAAACTTTACATCTTTCCTGCTGTAGAGATAAGATGGTTGCCACAGCTGACACCATCGTGGCGTGGGCGTCATTCAACAGCCCAAAGCAACTCTTCTAGTGTTCTTTGTACTGCTTTGAAagatgatgaatagattgaaagtttatcCAAAAAAAAAAAAGATGATGAGTTGTCGGGCGACGGATGAGCCCGTCTGGCGGGCGGACGAGGATCTGTCCACAGTCGGCGGAGAGGCGAGATGCGAGCGGCAAGAGGAGGAAGGCATCCCACGAGGAGCCCGACAAGCTACGTGGTTCCGTTCCTGATGAAACGCAGTAGCGCCATGGCCTAGATGCGTCGAATCTGGGAAGCGGCGACGAACCTAGATGCATCGGAGCGGGGGAGATAGACCATCGTGAGGAGAGGGCTACTTTTTTCCCCGAAGAAGTGGCTACGGCTGCTTAAGCCGACACGTCACTTATAATTTTTGAGGAGTTAGACCGGATAAGGATTCGGCTAGGTCTCATTTAACTTCTCAAAAGGAACTTTTGAGGAGTTAAAGCTTTTCAAGGTGTGGCTAGAGAGATGGTATAAGCGATGGATACAGGTGAAACACTCGTCTCATCCTCCCGCCAGAGTTGTTAGACATGGCCCATGTAGTGTTAGCTGCTGCCGCTCGCTTGCATCATGCATTATGTTTGTTGTGTGTGTTTTTTTATCCATGTTTTGAAGAAGAAGGGTTGTAAGAAAACTTAGAACTAAAGAAAATCTTCAGGAATATAAAAATGCTATGGAATTTTTTTAAATGATTTGATTCCAAAAAAATACTCGCAATTCCAAAAAATGATTGTGAGTTTCAAAAAATTGTTGACGAATTAAAAAAATGAttatgtaattcaaaaaaaagtccCGAATTCATATAATAGTTTTAAGAagtattcatgaatttaaaaaatcttCGCAAATTTTAAAAGATGTTCACGAATTTCGGGAAAATCTTCACGTATTcaagaaatgttcatgaatacgagcggagagaaaaaaataaggaaagaGAAGGAGCGGAACGAGGCTTGGAGAGAGAAGAGACCGATCAAACCCTAGCccccgatccatccatccatccatccatcgataACATCCCACCTCATGCCGCTGCGTAACCTTGTCATCAGGATGGGGACCCCGGCGGCCGCCGCTCTCCGGCCGCCGTCGGTATCCCGCGGGGCGCAGGCGGCGCGCTCTCGGCCCTTCTCCCGTCAGGTTCGTTCCCCGCCCCCTGTGCCCGCTCGGAGAATTTGCATCGCGTATGTGTCGGTATGCTCCTCCAGTCAATCCGGATCGAGGTCTCTCGATTTTCGCGGCGCTCCTCGCCTGCCGCGTAAAATACACCGTGCTCTGAAGCGTTAGATGTACACAACACCCTCTTTGGATGGATCCTCGGTCTTAGGCCATGTTCTTTTCTTGGGAATCAATCCCTCTTGCCACCCTTTTCCCATAACCTGTTCATCCAATTCGATCTGACAGTGACATAGTCGCTGATCACCTTAATAAATTTTCTCAAAAAATATATGCAGTAATGGAATGAACCATAACATTCTTATGGTCTGCCAGACAAGATGATGAAATTTCAGTTAGTTCATTATTACTACATCCAAATTTATTGTtaggtattactccctccgttcctttatctaAGGTGTATTTTTCTGAGCGCGGTGACCAAGGCACAAAATTGAGGAGCATTTTGAACGAAAATATCCTTAACTAATTAGGTAGTTAAATTGAAGAATGTTTCTGCATCCTCTATTGGTTTTGGCATACTACTGTTGTTGATGTACTTGCGTGATATAAGCAGATTCAAGATAACATTATTGAATGATATATTTCGTGGGACTTGAGCAAATTCAAGACGACATTGCTTGCAACAATTTGTCATCATTTACACTGCACGTTGATGCCCGAGCTTATATCGTGTATTACTGAATTGTAGGTTGAACATGAGGATATTTCCAAGATACGTGCCAAAAAGAAGTATGAGTTCAGTCTGTTCCTCCTTGAacagtcagaaaaacagctcgagtcTGCGAAGTATGCAACCATAATTTGTTTGTCATATGCTTTTGGCTACAATTAGTATtactctccgttccaaaatagatgactcaattttatacTAATTTTAGTATAAAGTTAATAcgaaattgggtcatctattttggaacggagggagtagatgatttGAACCGAGACCCTAATGCTATGGTTTCTGCGCTCTTGTTGTTGAAGGGTCTGGGCTCAGAGGTTTCAAAGGGCAGACAAGTACCTGGGTTGGACTCTCAAGGTGGTCATGCCTGCTTCTCTTGTGGCTGCGATAGCTGGGTCCAAGTAGGCGATCAAAATGTCCATTCGttgttttgtttattgatgatgGCATATGTGTTATGTAGGGGCGCTCTACTTATGGCTCATGTGCACTTTGTCTATAGCATGTTATGTAAGTCTCGGTTTATGGCGGTTCGAATGTGATCACTATGATGATGATAACATTACCTGGTGAACGATGAGTCGGGCAGTTTTGTTAGTGCAGCAGAACATATTATTGTCCTGAAAATGCTGAATCATATGAGACTTTGGTTAAAATCAGATTAGACAGACCCTCTTGTGCACATGACATGGTCTATTGAAATTAGACCGTGTACGCACGACACGTGCTGCTTCGAATCATCTCAAAACATCAGTCTCACAAACATCGGTCCAACGACCCTCTAGCTGTTGACTGGCGTTGCTTCCAACTCTATTATTTTTCCTATAAATGACCCTTTTAAATTTTGTGCACGCACATAGAATGTCTggatatacacgcgggatttttgtttgaaattttttaacTTTTCAAAATGTATAGttagacaatgggtgcatatgcacctaggagccattgCCAATTTCCGCCTTTTAAGAACTTAAGCATCTCAACTGCCCCCCGGAAAAACATATTCCAACGTCTTGCCTCTCCTGGAAAACTATTTGTGAAGCCAGAAGGAGAACTAGCGTTTTttccggaaatgttaacgcccacacgtgtgggcgtttgcacatcgcccacacgcctccatcaccactcattttgccacgtatgaatagatgacatcagcagatttttttttggttttcggcttaaaaatgttgtatctcctaaataaaaaagcgaactaaaaatccattttcaccattaaatccgtctcgacgagatcttcaaaactagaccccatgttgatatgtttcgacgaattattttttttgccagaagttgtcACGATGTTTACACTggagttgccatagggcttaaactaaagttgccatgtggcaattttagtttgtagatcatggcaattttagtattttgatgatggcaactccagtactttgatcatgaaaattattttttgtatgaaccatggcaattttacgtgcatgtatcatggcaaatttagtttatggttcatggcaagtctagtttcttaatttcctgttttataaatgtcaaaatttacttttaaatgtagaagaaaatagctgaaacatatcatggcaacttcagtgtaaacatcatggcaattcatatgcaatagacatggcaacttttaatccaaaaaaaatttcatcaaaacatatcaacatgggatctagtttcgaagatctcatcgcgggggatttaatgatgaaaacggattttcaatcggatttttcgtttaagagataaaacattttaaaaactgaaaatccaaaaagattcctgcatgcatgcatgcgatgacgtggcaaactgtttacattagagacgtgtggtgcgtctcccttcctgccacacgtgtggcagttaacgTGACCCTTTTTATTTTTGAGACAACCAGAGGGAGAACtatcttttttttttgagacataCCACTATACCAGAGGGAGAActatcttttttttttgagggaaagagGGAGAACTATCGATAGGCTATGGGCAAGCTCACCCGCGCCATGGGCCACTCCCATCAAGGTGGCGGTgcagttttattttgttttgttatttcttttccttttccttttttccctTATATATTTTATGAAATGTTCGAATATATTCTATATTTTTTTGAGATAGTCGaatatattctatatatatatataagattttGTTAACAATTGTATAAAACCTGGCCCACTGCGTGGCTGAGTAGGCTGTACCCTTGTTTCCTGGGCTGCCAGCCCATGCGTGCGAGAGGAGCCGCAGCAGCGCAGCCGAACGAATAGTACGGAGTACTCCCCTCTCGTTAGGATTTTCCTTCCTCTCGGCGGCGGCGATTTTTCTCCCCGACGTAGAGACCTGATCTACCCTGCCTCCTTCCCCCCGGCGCTCGGGTGCCCTTGGGGCCCCGGCCATGGCGGGAGCGGATGAAGCGATGGGGACCCTACCGCTCGTGGACATGGTTCCTTCGGGCAAGAGGAAGATGGCGCATCCTCGGGTGCGGCAGAGACAGAGTCAGATCTGGCAGCGATGATGGAAGAACTAGGCTTGACGAAGGATGATCTCCAGGATGTCATCATGGAAGACGACGAACTGGTGAAAGCTCCAGATAGTCCTTCGTCGAAGCAAGAGCCAAAGAGAAATAAGCAGAGTACAAGTGATCCTATCAACACAAAGAGCATTGCTCCAAACAAAACTTCTGATGCGCGTTTGGCGGGCCTCCCAGGGGGGTCGCGCCTAGCGCAATGAGTTGCCTGGTGTGGAACTGTCGTGGGGCTGGCAAACCCGCGACAGTTCAAGAGCTTCGAGACCTCTCGAGGCAACATGCCCCCTCTATTGTATGCATTTTAGAAACCCAAATAGAGGGATCACGTGTTGAAAGCATGGTAGGGTCACtaggttttgaaagaagttttgctGTAAACAGCAGAGGTAGAAGTGGTGGCCTTGGTATCTTCTGGAACGAAGCAATAAAGTTGGAAATTATTGGTTATTCGGATTATCACATTGATGTTATTGTGAAGGAACTAGTCCCAGTGCACACTAGGATTACTTTTGTATACGGAGAAGCACAAGTGCAAGAAAGATATAAGACGTGGGACATGATGCGAGGCATTACTAACACTAGCAATCTCCCCTGGGTTGCAGTAGGTGACTTCAACGAAGTACTACATGGCCACGAGCATGATGGGGTGTGCGCGAGGAGCCAAGCGCAGATGGATATGTTTCGGGATGCTCTGGATACTTGCAGCCTGACTGACATCGGCTACCAGGGACAGAGCTGGACGTTTGAGAAAAAAGTAGCCGGAGGATCATTCACAAGAGTGAGATTGGATAGGGCGGTGGCGTCCCCGGAGTGGCTCCTGGAATTCCCATCAGCACAGGTTAAACACGTCGCGGCGGCAAGCTCAGATCACATAGCTCTGCTTCTTATGATGCAAGAGATGCATGCATGCAGGAGGGGCCCGAAGCCTTTTAAATACGAGATATGTTGGGAGCGGGATCCTGCGCTGGCTTCGGTGGTGGCCGACAAGTGGGCAGAGGCACCAGGTGTTTCGGTCGACCAGATCAGGGAAAAGCTGCAGGAGCTGTCTGGTGAGCTATCAACATGGGATCGCGAGCACTTCGGCAGTGTTCGGCGGGAAATCAGTGAGCTAAAGACAAAACTGCAGGCACTACGCGCCACGGCGGAACGAACTGGACCGAATAGAGAAGAAACAAAAATCACAGACCGACTTGTCGAACTGTTTCACCGAGAGGAAATATTGTGGAGACAGCGTGCACACGTTGACTGGTTGATGCATGGTGATAAAAACACATATTTTTTTTCACTTGCGGCTAGTAAGCGAAGAAGGAAGAATCAAATTAAGGAACTACTGCGTCATGACGGAACGGTGACAGATAATGTTGTGGAGATGGAGGCCATGGCAACGGCCTTTTACAAGAACCTTTATACATCAGAAGGCGTGGCTAACATGGGGCCGGTCCTAGATACTGTTCCTCGCAGAGTTACTGATCTAATGAATGATGCATTGAATGCTCCATACAGTGAGGATGAGGTAAAAACTGCTCTTTTTCAGATGTTCCCAACGAAGGCTCCTGGCCTAGATGGATACCCAGCTCACTTTTTTCAGCGTCATTGGGAAGTGTGTGGTAATGAAGTGACAAAGGCAGTACTACGGATAGTTGAAGGAACAGAATCAGCATCATGCATCAATGAGACAATCCTCGTGCTAATTCCAAAGGTAAAAAATCCAACCTTGTTAGCTCAGTTCAGACCGATTAGCCTTTGCAATGTGCTTTACAAAATTGCTTCGAAGGTGATTGCTAACCGTCTGAAAGTAATTTTACCTGAAATAATATCTGAGGAGCAATCAGCCTTTGTTCCTGGAAGGCTGATAAATGACAACATCATCACTGCGTATGAGTGTCTCCATTTTATGAAAAGGAACGAGTCAAAGAAGCACCGGTCCTTTGCACTCAAGCACgacatgatgaaagcttatgataGGGTTGAGTGGCCCTATCTGGGGGCGGTGATGATTAAACTGGGATTTGCGGAAAGATGGGTAAATATAGTGATGAACTTAGTCACGTCGGTCAAGTTCTATGTGCTTTTTAATGGAAAGAAGTTGGAGGAGTTTGAACCATCAAGAGGGATCAGACAAGGGGACCCAATCAGCCCTTATTTGTTCTTGCTTGCAGCAGAGGGCCTCTCGTGCCTGTTAAAATCTAAGAATGAGTCATCCAACCTGAGTGGGTTACAAGTGGCACCTACGGCGCCCCAGGTAAACCATTTGTTATTTgctgatgacagcctgctgttttgTAAGACGAGTAATGCTGGAGCTGAAGAGGTGAACCTGGTACTGAACTATTACTGCAAAGCTTCGGGCCAACGGATAAATTTTGTGAAATCTTCCATCTTTTTCAGcaagggtgttcctgatagtactcGGGAGGAGATCAAGAACACTCTTAATGTTCCAAATGAAACACTCAATGAAAAGTACCTGGGTATGCCGTCTGACATAGAAAATTCTAAAAACGGGGCTTTCAAATATTTGAAGGATCGTTTGTGGAGCAAAGTTCAAGGCTGGCTAGAGAGCACTATGTCGACAGCGGGTAAAGAGGTCTTGGTAAAAGCAGTAGCACAAGCAGTCCCGGTCTTCTCTATGTCTTGTTTCAAGTTACCAAGGGGATTATGTGAACATCTTAACATGCTCATAAGAAAATTCTGGTGGGGCTCTAAGGACGGCAAGAGAAAACCTCATTGGGTATCGTGGAAGGCTATGACTGAGCCAAAAGGTATGGGTGGATTAGGTTTCAAGGATTTTGAGCTCTTTAACTTATCAATGCTTGCACGTCAGGCGTGGAGACTCCTGCAGGATCCGGATTCTCTTAGTGCACGAATGCTGAAAAGCATCTATTTCCCGGACTCAGATATTCTGCATGcaaatcttggcggtcacccgagtCAGGTTTGGCGGGCTATACTGGAAGAGAGAGAGGTGCTACAGCAAGGGATCATCCGCCGAATAGGGAATGGTGAATCTACGAACATCTGGGCAGACACGTGGTTGCCTAGGAATGAGATGTTACGCCCGTACGACTGTCGGGTAGCCAACCCACCAACATGGGTGGCCGAGCTGATTGATAACACCAACGCCACATGGAATGTTGAACGCGTCAACCAGGTGTTCATGCCTATGGATGCAAAGATCATTCCTCTCTGCACACGCAACACGGCTGACTTCTGGAGTTGGAATTTTGAGAGGAACGGTACCTTCTCTGTCAAATCTGCATATCGCATGTTAGTGGAAACCAGAAGGAGGCGGGAGGCTTGGTTGGAAAACACAGCGggctcgtcatcgacagtggcagaGGAAGGAACGTGGAAAACACTATGGCGCACTAAGGTACCGGGGAAAGTGAAGATGTTCCTGTGGCGGTTATCTAAACAATCCCTCCCAACGGAAGATGTTCGAGCTCATAGACATATGTCAGATAGTTCGGCATGTGGGATGTGTGGAGCACTAGACTCATGGAGGCACTCACTGCTGAATTGCACATCATCCAGGTGTGTGTGGGCTTTGATCAATGATGAGCTTGCACAAGTGCTGGTTGCTACCACCGAACCAAAAGCTAAGTTATGGCTTTTTACACTAATGGAATCACTTTCACATGACCAATTTGTTCGGTTAGCGGTCACGTTATGGGCGATATGGACGGCTCGGCGTAAGGCAATTCACGAAGGGATTTTTCAAACACCCCAAGCCACTACAGATTTTGTCAGGAGATTTATAGCAGAGCTCGAGGTGctgggcaacaagcaagaaccagcggTAAGGGGCGGACCCTCTCGGGTCAGGCCACGAGCTCCTCCTCCGGGATGGGTCAAAATACACGTCGACGCTGGTGTCAGAACTGGGAGAGGAGGATCAGCTGCGGCGGTTTGTTGGGATCAACAAGGCAACTATCTGAGAAGCTCATCGCTGGTCATTGCAGGAGTGGACGACCCTGCGATTCTGGAAACGATCGCATGTCGTGAAGCACTAGCCCTTACCGAAGATCTCAACTTGAACAACCTGATGATCGCTTCTGACGCGAAGCAAGTGGTTAGTGACATCCAAAAATCACATATGGGCAAAAACGCGGCAATTATTCAAGAGATTAGATTTAGAGCTTCTTCTTTCATTTGTAATTTTATGTTTAAAGGTCGTGCGGCTAATAGAGACGCACATAAACTTACTAAGTTTTCACTTTCGTTAGGGCCGGAGCGCCATGTGTGGTTAGGCCAACCCCAGGTTCCAACTTGTATCCCACATCCTGTGGAGTTTGGTGATGAATAAACTGTTTTTCACCcctaaaaaaaaagcagcgcagccGAACGGATCGCTGGCTCCTCgtggaaaaaaaagaagaaagaaaaggagcatgaagaagaaactTCGAGAGAGAAGAAAGCGAacgaaccctagccgcctccaAGTTCGCTCGATCGATCTCGGCCATCTCATCCCATCCCATGGCGCTGCGTAACCTGGTCACCAAGGTGCGGGCCCCGCTCTCCGCCGCTCTCCGGCCGCCGGCGGTCCGCTCTTGGCCCTTCTCCGCAGCCCCCCGTCAGGTTCGTTCGTTCGTTCCCCACCTCCCTTGCCCGCCCGCTTGAAGAATTGGAGTTCCTCACCGGCACAGCAAGCCTCAGCCACGTGATTTCGCCGCGTAAAATACGTATTCATCTGGTGCGTTGCGTTAGATGGATGCCATGCCCCTCTGGTCTGGATGTATCCTCCTTTTTAGGCCTTGTTTGGCACACCGGGGTTTCAAGCCCTAAAGCGGCTGGGCTGGGAATTATGGGACTTCCCCTCCCACCCCAAATCCCTGTATATGAAATTGTTTGTTGTTTGGCACTAGGGGGAGGAGGTTGCCTTTGTGCAGTTTGTAATAAGAATAAAAATATGATGATTTTTACATCACAAGTAGGAGTACTTCATAATGCACTGTTAAATTAATAATTAAGCATCTCACTTGAATCAAAGCACAAAGCACAACAGTTATCTCGCAAAACAAAGATTTGGCACACCAAATACAACTTCCAAGATTGTTTGCCATCATTGTGCTTCTTCTGCTGCTTCTTGGTCAAGTACATACTACAGATAAGGTACCGGATGACATAAGAATGTCCATGCTTCAGGTATCAGATAAATGGGCCACCTGACAGAATTTATTTCAATCAAGTCCATGGCGTGTAATTGATGTTGGTTCTTGCTCACTTAAATGCCGCTGTGAATGAAGAAGTAAAGCATGTACATAGCATGGAGATGAATGGATTCTTGCATCGACCGGCAGAGCTGCATTTTCTATGAAGATGTTTGGATTTAGATGTATCTTTCTTTTCGATATTAGTTATGACTTATGAACACTTGAACAGCAAGTTTGCATTTCACATCGCCTGCTTATGTTGGTTTACTTGGTTTGTAGGGTGAACAGCATGGGAAAAGAATTTTAGATTTTGAGTCAGCCACTGAAGAGGAGGTCATTCGGGAGGCAAGATTGCTAGATAAACAGATTGACAAAAATTTGTCACATATCAGGTAAGATCATTACAGTTTGTTGCTTTATTTTACACAAATGATGATCCCAAGTACATGAGGTCCTTTTCGGAAATGTGGAATGTCGAAGATGGCATTTTACCCTTTGTAGTTATTATTTAGTGTAACTTCAGCATCTCTCTAACTTAACAATTTATCATCTTTTTTTTTGAAGGGAGTACGACGAGAATGTCATGCCAAGAGTTTTGCAGGGTATATATGGAAAAGTGAAGTGGTTCTTTGGTGCTGGCGCCGTTGTCGAGCTCGTACGTCTGGGGATTTCGGCACGTCAGGCTAGTGTTGGACATTCGGAGTGAGGGCACTCTGCAGTTGATGTTGTTGGATGTCTCATGATGGAGCTCTCTGTTCATCCCCTAGTCTCTGCTATCTGTCTCTGATGCGTCAAGTATTACTATGCTTATATATGGCCTGACTACCAAGTACCAACCAGCCTTCCGTGTCTTATGTACCAGCACTCTGCTAAGCAACTCAGTTTATATGGTCTGACTACCGGCTTTCCGTGCTTGATGTTTCAGCAATCTCTCATGTGTCAACTGTCAAGTATTACTACTACTCATTCTTTATGGCATTCTTAGGCCCCTCTCTGGGAGGGCTGGAATAGATACAGAATTGAGTTTCTGCTCCCGGATGAACAGTAGAACATGCCGAAATAGTAAAAAAAAGAAAATCGTCTTTAGATTCAAATTGAGGAGAGTTTCGCATGTGCCAAATCTCATGATGGAAACCACATTTGTGAAGGTCTGGATAAGGAAAAAAATCGATgccctaaaaagactaatattgaaAGTATTTTTTTTACCAC
This window encodes:
- the LOC119294198 gene encoding uncharacterized protein LOC119294198, producing MALRNLVTKVRAPLSAALRPPAVRSWPFSAAPRQGEQHGKRILDFESATEEEVIREARLLDKQIDKNLSHIREYDENVMPRVLQGIYGKVKWFFGAGAVVELVRLGISARQASVGHSE